Proteins from a genomic interval of Nitrospina gracilis Nb-211:
- the fliW gene encoding flagellar assembly protein FliW yields MKYASTRLGEFEVAPASVLTFTQGLSGFELETEYAVLPFDSKTESPLHWLHSLTNPGLAFVVTNPFLFVPDYKVDLTAADRKEIALGTNDTLAVLVIVRIPQDYRQMTANLMAPVVINEARRLCKQVVLTHPDYDTRHYLLPESVRKS; encoded by the coding sequence ATGAAATACGCGTCCACACGGCTGGGCGAATTCGAGGTTGCGCCCGCATCCGTCCTCACATTCACGCAGGGGCTGTCCGGCTTCGAACTGGAAACGGAATACGCGGTGCTCCCTTTCGATTCCAAAACGGAAAGTCCGCTCCACTGGCTTCATTCGCTGACCAACCCCGGACTCGCGTTTGTGGTGACCAACCCGTTCCTCTTCGTCCCCGATTACAAAGTGGACCTCACCGCCGCCGACAGGAAGGAAATCGCCTTGGGCACCAACGACACGCTGGCGGTGCTCGTCATCGTACGCATTCCGCAGGATTACCGGCAGATGACCGCCAACCTGATGGCGCCGGTGGTCATCAACGAAGCGCGGCGGCTGTGCAAGCAGGTGGTCCTCACCCATCCCGATTACGACACCCGGCATTATCTCCTGCCGGAATCCGTGCGCAAAAGCTAG
- the csrA gene encoding carbon storage regulator CsrA, producing the protein MLVLTRKVGESILINDDIRVTVIEIKGKTIRIGIEASPDTKVYREEVFARIKEENQSAASPEFDPAAIHQILQDNLKP; encoded by the coding sequence ATGCTGGTTTTGACGCGAAAAGTCGGGGAAAGCATCCTGATCAACGACGATATCCGGGTGACGGTGATCGAAATCAAGGGCAAAACCATCCGGATCGGCATCGAGGCCTCCCCCGATACCAAGGTGTACCGCGAGGAAGTGTTCGCCCGCATCAAGGAGGAAAACCAGTCCGCCGCCTCGCCCGAGTTCGACCCCGCCGCCATTCACCAAATCCTGCAGGACAATCTCAAGCCATGA
- a CDS encoding phosphatase PAP2 family protein has product MKQQDRFPSLGSFYRVHAGVPFLLALFLFVVFEFTHLDLTVENWFFDSATGQFPLRHVWFFKVFMHRWVKYVIVAVGVVVGVCLLLSLKLPQFRRHWRVFLFLGLCLGLGPAAVAGLKAATNMHCPYDLQMYGGTFPYVRLFEWAPEGMRRGRCWPAGHASGGFALMGFYFIWWRSRPRWAHAALAFGLVYGFAMGIGRMVQGAHFLSHNFWSALVCWLVALLCYRILLQSRDFPQARGAA; this is encoded by the coding sequence ATGAAACAACAGGACCGTTTCCCCAGCCTGGGTTCGTTTTACCGGGTGCATGCGGGAGTGCCGTTCCTTCTGGCGCTTTTCCTGTTTGTGGTGTTCGAATTCACCCATCTCGATCTGACGGTGGAGAACTGGTTTTTCGATTCCGCCACCGGGCAGTTCCCCCTGCGTCACGTTTGGTTTTTTAAGGTATTCATGCACCGCTGGGTGAAATACGTGATCGTGGCGGTGGGCGTCGTTGTGGGGGTGTGTCTGTTGCTTTCCTTGAAGCTTCCACAGTTCCGCAGGCACTGGCGGGTGTTTCTTTTTCTCGGGCTCTGCCTCGGTCTGGGGCCCGCAGCCGTGGCGGGTCTGAAAGCGGCTACCAATATGCACTGCCCGTACGATCTCCAAATGTATGGCGGCACGTTTCCTTACGTTCGCCTGTTTGAATGGGCTCCGGAAGGAATGCGGCGCGGCCGTTGCTGGCCTGCGGGCCACGCCTCCGGCGGATTCGCACTGATGGGTTTTTATTTCATATGGTGGCGGAGCCGACCGAGGTGGGCGCATGCGGCTTTGGCCTTCGGCCTGGTGTATGGCTTTGCCATGGGCATAGGCCGGATGGTGCAGGGGGCCCATTTCCTGTCGCACAATTTCTGGTCCGCGCTGGTCTGCTGGCTGGTGGCGCTGTTGTGCTACCGCATTCTGCTGCAATCCCGCGATTTCCCTCAGGCCCGGGGCGCGGCCTGA
- a CDS encoding LTA synthase family protein yields the protein MFKKNCRLYQLPFLIYVLCLTENFIIRTVLTVKEFDSFQNPVMDLLKVYFYGWYHDTLFFAYFLVPLLLYFLVLPNAALRSSYSKRFLHIATFVIIVIFAFQAHAEWFFWMEFNARFNFIAVDYLVYTQEVIGNIVESYPMYLVYTSILVSAYVIYRLFRSRINQSLEALPELSRRERSVGFAVLALAPFLSFTLAATTEKRISENRIVDELSRNGFYQFVSAFRKNELDYYSFYQTLDEREMIRVMKKEMASFNSHLADEMSPEPIRVIVNEGEEKKYNVVFITVESLSASFMGMFEPHYNATPYLDALANQSMFFTQMYATGLRTVRGLEAITLSIPPTPGYSIVKRPKNENLFSLGSIFKSKGYDTKFLYGGYGYFDNMNYFFEQNGFKAIDRTDFNNSEIEFANIWGICDENLLTRALKEADTSHARGQPFFEFVLTTSNHRPYTYPEGRIDIPSKTGRVGAVKYTDYAIGTFIEKARKKPWFDDTIFVVIADHCAGGRGQTNIPLQNYHIPAIIYAPKIIKPQVVSKIVSQIDIGPTLLGLMNFSYNSKFFGKDALKEPEEQGRLVLGTYQNLGYFRDGQLITLSPNQQVDFERVNVQDYSYKTEKTPPNPELLTEAISYYQYSNYLLKNNLYRILTPPGRS from the coding sequence ATGTTCAAGAAAAACTGTAGACTTTACCAATTGCCCTTCCTCATTTACGTCCTTTGTCTGACGGAAAACTTTATCATCCGGACCGTGCTCACCGTCAAAGAGTTCGACAGCTTTCAGAATCCAGTGATGGACCTGCTCAAGGTCTATTTTTACGGCTGGTACCACGACACGCTGTTCTTCGCGTATTTTCTGGTACCGCTACTGCTGTACTTCCTCGTGCTTCCGAATGCGGCGCTACGCTCTTCATACAGCAAGCGGTTTCTCCATATCGCGACGTTTGTCATCATCGTGATCTTTGCGTTTCAAGCGCATGCAGAATGGTTTTTCTGGATGGAGTTCAATGCGCGGTTCAATTTCATCGCCGTGGACTACCTGGTGTACACGCAGGAAGTGATCGGAAACATTGTGGAGTCGTACCCGATGTACCTGGTTTACACATCCATCCTGGTTTCCGCGTATGTGATTTACCGGCTGTTTCGTTCCCGGATCAACCAAAGCCTGGAAGCACTGCCGGAGCTGTCCCGTCGTGAACGGAGCGTGGGGTTTGCCGTGCTGGCGCTGGCACCCTTTCTGTCGTTCACCCTGGCCGCGACCACGGAGAAACGGATTTCAGAAAACCGCATTGTCGACGAACTGTCCCGCAACGGATTCTACCAGTTCGTGTCCGCCTTCCGTAAAAACGAGCTCGACTACTACTCCTTTTACCAGACTCTCGATGAAAGAGAGATGATCCGTGTTATGAAAAAAGAGATGGCATCCTTCAACAGCCACCTGGCGGACGAAATGTCTCCGGAACCGATCCGTGTGATCGTCAATGAGGGCGAGGAAAAGAAATACAATGTCGTCTTCATCACGGTGGAAAGCCTCAGCGCCTCATTCATGGGGATGTTCGAGCCGCATTACAATGCGACGCCCTATCTGGACGCCCTGGCCAATCAGTCCATGTTTTTCACCCAGATGTATGCGACGGGACTGCGCACCGTTCGCGGGCTGGAGGCCATCACGCTGTCGATCCCACCGACGCCCGGTTACTCGATCGTAAAACGCCCGAAAAACGAGAACCTGTTTTCACTCGGGTCCATTTTCAAATCCAAGGGTTACGATACCAAGTTCCTGTACGGCGGATACGGCTACTTTGACAACATGAATTATTTTTTCGAACAGAACGGATTCAAAGCCATCGACCGCACCGACTTTAACAACAGCGAGATTGAATTCGCCAACATCTGGGGCATCTGCGATGAGAACCTGCTCACCCGGGCGCTGAAGGAAGCGGACACATCCCATGCCCGCGGCCAGCCGTTTTTCGAATTCGTGCTGACGACATCCAACCACCGGCCTTACACCTATCCCGAAGGCAGGATCGACATTCCTTCCAAAACCGGACGCGTGGGCGCGGTGAAATACACGGACTACGCCATCGGCACCTTCATCGAGAAGGCGCGGAAAAAACCCTGGTTTGATGACACCATCTTCGTTGTCATCGCCGATCATTGCGCCGGAGGGAGGGGGCAGACGAACATCCCGCTACAGAACTATCACATCCCGGCCATCATCTACGCGCCCAAGATCATCAAACCCCAGGTGGTCAGTAAAATCGTGAGCCAGATCGATATCGGCCCGACGCTCCTCGGGCTCATGAACTTTTCCTACAACAGCAAATTCTTTGGCAAGGATGCTCTGAAAGAGCCGGAGGAACAAGGCAGGCTGGTGCTGGGAACCTATCAGAACCTGGGGTATTTCCGCGACGGTCAACTCATCACCCTGTCACCCAACCAGCAGGTCGATTTCGAACGGGTGAACGTGCAGGACTACAGCTACAAAACGGAGAAGACGCCACCCAACCCTGAACTCCTGACGGAGGCCATCAGCTACTATCAATACTCCAACTACCTGCTCAAAAACAATCTGTACCGGATCCTCACACCGCCGGGAAGGTCCTGA
- a CDS encoding tetratricopeptide repeat protein, which yields MRPAISDYSKKCLPVLFPVLLFLLVGCQALPGKHDGPTRTSLFFDHPKSSQLIVFIHGIGGDPQTTWRNDTFYWPQELFNDKDFSQYDVMVFGYLSECGPSFNIREIAISLETQLNKHLRKKEYQSMSFVAHSMGGLVTREFILNRHHRMSRKVPIRSVVTLSTPNLGSGLVGIARYFCDSQQLEDLKPGRGGFLDSLNDHWRSTFHHKEPFHMVAAFELVSTAPFGIIVDKDSAVYFGHDYKPFIKNHSNIAKPTNQDDEIYLWTKQQVLLAKTSSPTPRYTDDEEKIIIAGTQKLKDQLLEGNAPEELIDLVSSGDLDDALASIDTKKNPNASNPRGLAERAYMKGLIHEIKLQYQDALASYQEALGLSPSEGKYLAKAGDAYTALKDYDQAEIFYNRAIRVMSRQLGPDHTDVATVYNNLGNVWLYRKDYGRASQNYEHALTIQLKTLGQDHPNTIIFQKNLALAWTRKGGYDLALPYYEKALSSQIKTLGMEHPSVALTLSEIADLHLKNKNYNQAIQNYEYASENLIKKFGPNHTEVAINFNNLGDAWLQKGHSGPAIKYFEKALVIFDKNGMHEQASIARKNIQFAKRQME from the coding sequence ATGCGTCCTGCCATTTCAGATTATTCGAAAAAATGTCTGCCTGTTCTTTTCCCCGTTCTCCTTTTTCTGTTGGTGGGCTGTCAGGCATTGCCGGGCAAACACGATGGTCCTACCAGAACCTCTCTTTTTTTCGACCACCCCAAGTCCAGCCAGTTAATAGTCTTCATACACGGAATTGGTGGAGACCCGCAGACCACATGGCGGAATGACACCTTCTATTGGCCTCAGGAGTTATTCAATGACAAGGATTTCAGTCAATACGACGTGATGGTTTTTGGATATTTGAGCGAGTGCGGCCCTTCCTTCAATATCCGGGAGATCGCTATCAGCCTTGAAACCCAGCTCAACAAACATTTGCGCAAGAAAGAATACCAATCAATGTCTTTTGTTGCTCACAGCATGGGAGGGCTGGTAACCCGCGAATTCATCCTGAACAGGCACCACCGGATGTCCAGAAAAGTCCCCATCAGGTCGGTAGTGACCCTCAGTACCCCCAACCTGGGGAGTGGCCTGGTTGGAATCGCCAGGTATTTTTGTGATAGCCAGCAGTTGGAAGACTTGAAACCGGGGAGAGGTGGTTTTCTGGATTCCTTAAATGATCATTGGCGTTCGACCTTTCACCATAAGGAACCCTTTCACATGGTTGCGGCGTTTGAATTGGTTTCAACGGCGCCTTTCGGAATCATCGTCGATAAAGACTCCGCCGTTTACTTCGGTCATGACTATAAGCCGTTTATAAAAAACCATTCGAATATCGCCAAGCCGACCAATCAAGATGACGAAATTTATTTATGGACCAAGCAACAAGTGCTGTTGGCGAAAACATCGTCCCCCACCCCCCGCTATACTGACGATGAGGAGAAAATAATCATTGCAGGTACCCAGAAGCTTAAAGACCAGCTTCTCGAGGGCAACGCACCGGAAGAACTAATAGACCTGGTCAGTTCGGGAGACCTGGATGACGCACTGGCAAGCATAGACACGAAAAAGAACCCGAATGCTTCCAACCCCAGGGGCCTCGCTGAACGGGCATATATGAAGGGTTTGATTCATGAAATCAAACTGCAATACCAGGACGCCCTTGCAAGTTATCAGGAGGCCCTGGGGCTTTCTCCAAGCGAGGGAAAGTATCTGGCAAAAGCCGGGGATGCATACACCGCCTTGAAAGACTACGATCAGGCCGAGATTTTTTACAACCGCGCCATCAGGGTAATGAGCCGGCAACTTGGCCCGGATCACACCGATGTTGCAACCGTATACAACAACCTTGGCAACGTCTGGTTGTACCGCAAGGACTATGGAAGGGCCAGCCAGAATTATGAACACGCTCTCACAATCCAGCTAAAAACTTTGGGACAGGATCATCCCAATACGATTATCTTTCAAAAGAACCTGGCCCTCGCGTGGACGAGGAAAGGCGGCTACGATCTGGCCTTGCCCTATTATGAAAAAGCCTTGTCCAGCCAGATCAAGACTTTGGGAATGGAACATCCCTCCGTCGCCTTGACGCTGAGCGAAATCGCCGATCTGCATTTAAAAAACAAAAACTACAACCAGGCCATTCAGAATTATGAATATGCCTCTGAAAACCTGATTAAGAAATTCGGGCCCAATCACACGGAAGTCGCCATCAATTTCAACAACCTGGGGGATGCGTGGCTCCAGAAAGGACATTCCGGACCCGCCATCAAATACTTCGAGAAGGCCCTGGTTATCTTTGATAAAAATGGAATGCACGAGCAAGCGAGCATTGCCCGGAAGAACATTCAGTTTGCGAAACGGCAAATGGAATGA
- a CDS encoding formylglycine-generating enzyme family protein has protein sequence MNGWTRTLFLATLGPRTGRFLFFFSLLFSLFQPAPAFAADAITAQEIEQAVDGMKLIPAGPFPAGPPDEPRTVELDAFYIDIHEVTQKEYERVTGRNPSFFKDPDRPVEKVDWFEARDYCEKTGRRLPTEWEWEKAAKAGTATLYYWGDKGAAAHAWYKENADKQTHRVGQKPPNGFGLYDMAGNVWEWTASDHENGGKVQRGGSWRNGEESLQTANRILSLPHYQYHYVGFRCALTP, from the coding sequence ATGAATGGTTGGACCCGCACATTGTTTCTTGCCACGCTGGGGCCCCGGACGGGGCGTTTCCTGTTTTTTTTCTCTCTGCTGTTTTCGCTCTTCCAACCCGCACCGGCTTTCGCCGCCGATGCCATCACCGCGCAGGAAATAGAGCAGGCCGTCGATGGCATGAAGCTCATTCCCGCCGGACCCTTCCCCGCTGGTCCTCCGGACGAACCACGCACGGTGGAACTCGACGCTTTCTACATCGACATTCACGAGGTGACGCAGAAGGAATACGAACGGGTGACGGGGCGCAATCCGTCTTTCTTCAAAGACCCCGACCGCCCGGTGGAAAAAGTGGACTGGTTTGAGGCGCGGGATTACTGCGAAAAAACCGGACGCCGCCTGCCGACGGAATGGGAATGGGAAAAAGCGGCGAAGGCAGGCACCGCCACTCTCTATTACTGGGGCGACAAGGGCGCCGCCGCCCACGCCTGGTACAAGGAAAACGCGGACAAGCAGACGCACCGCGTCGGACAGAAACCGCCGAATGGGTTCGGCCTGTACGACATGGCGGGCAACGTGTGGGAGTGGACGGCGAGCGATCACGAAAACGGCGGCAAGGTGCAACGTGGCGGCTCCTGGCGCAACGGCGAGGAATCGTTGCAGACCGCAAACCGCATCCTCAGCCTGCCGCATTACCAGTACCACTACGTCGGCTTCCGCTGTGCGCTCACTCCGTGA
- a CDS encoding pentapeptide repeat-containing protein produces the protein MAKAPFLSDRQRAEKGKRNLIRADLSWQSLGGANLTHGNLRGANLSHANLAAANLSEANLAAANLTGTNLQNAKLERAVLTGADFTKTDISGTHLRNVDLSHVRNLTRAQLNTAIVDRATTKLPAYLSK, from the coding sequence ATGGCCAAGGCTCCATTCTTATCGGACCGGCAACGCGCTGAGAAAGGAAAGCGCAACCTGATTCGCGCCGACCTTTCCTGGCAAAGTTTGGGCGGAGCCAACCTGACCCACGGCAACCTGCGCGGCGCCAACCTCTCTCATGCCAACCTGGCCGCCGCCAACCTGAGCGAGGCCAACCTGGCCGCGGCCAACCTGACCGGAACCAACCTGCAAAACGCGAAACTCGAGCGCGCCGTCCTGACGGGAGCCGACTTCACCAAAACCGACATCTCGGGCACGCACCTGCGGAATGTCGACCTGAGCCATGTCCGCAACCTGACCCGGGCGCAACTGAACACCGCCATCGTGGACAGGGCCACGACCAAACTGCCCGCCTACCTGAGCAAATAG